AGACGGAGTCTTCttccgaggaagaggatgatgaggagtaTGCTGTTCCTGTGCGGAGGAATGGACGGCATATGGTTGCGCCTGTGTCTGTGCctgatgacgacgatgataGTGAAGAAGAGATAGTGCACAGacgcaagaagaagggcaaggCCCCTGTCGATCCTGAATATGAACGGGCTACTCGCAAGGCCAGCAAGCGTGGAAAGGAGGAGACTGTACGATACCCGTCGGTCCCGAAGATGAAGTCTCGTCGTCGCGATGAGACTGAAAGTGAGACCGAGACCGAGTCTGAGAGCGAGACTACCAGTGATGACAGTGACGATGACGGGATCGTTGTCCGCAAGAGTGAGCGTAGGGGACGCAGCAAAGGCAAGAAATCCAAGCATCGTAAGGATGAGTCGTCTGGGTCGCCGAACCTCAGAGAGCCTTCGATGTCTCGCAAGAGACGACAGAAGTTTATTGACACTGGTACGGTTTCCCAAACTCTCAAGAACGATTGCTCACTGCCTATAGAGTATGAAATGGTCAAGCCAACCCGCGCACAAAGCCCAGACTTCCCTCGATCAAAGAGTAAGAAGGGTCGCCGTTCCAAGGATGACATGTTTATCGAACCTTTTGATCCTTACGCCAACTGGCCACCAGTCGAGACCTCcagtaagaaaaagaaatccaAGGCCAAGGCCATTCAACCCAGAGCCCGATCTGCCGACAGGGACGTATCGCGGGACATTGGGCGCCGTATGAAGGACGCCCGCAATGCCCGAGATGACCTGGAAGTGGACCTGTACAGTCGCCGAAAGGCCCACTATCCTGCCGCCGATTTTGTGCCTCCCAAGGCCGGGGCCCTCGTCGCTCCTAAATCGCGACAGAGGGTGAGGGGGACTAGCATGAGCGAAATGGGCTGGCCGCAGCCCGCGGGTCGCAAGCTCAAATACCTCCCGGAGGAGGAGAGCTCTTCTGAAGAGTCATCAgaggatgagaaggcaacCCCATACCTCGGGACGAAACCCAAACACCAGGCCCCAGCGCAAAAAGACCGGCTCTGGACCGAAATCACCAAGGATCTTGTGGTGCGAGAAGCGATTGAGCGCGCCGGATATGAGTATGAAGAGACGGACCAGTTCTATTACATCTTCGCCTACCTTCACTATGTGCGTTCCACTGTCCAAACATcaatttccttttccttgccAAGCTAACAAAAATATGCAGGAGGATGTCTCCGGCCTCGTCGACATGTCTGAGGAGATTAGACAGGCACGGCGTCAAAGGATCCATGAAATCGGCCGTGAGCACGCCGGGTATGCCCTTCCCCCGGCACCGTCGGCGCCCCCTGTCTTTAGCAAGTACGGCCAGCCTATGATGGAACAGCCTCGACCGTGGCCCTATAGCGGGCACGGAATGGCCCAGCCCCAGGAACCGGCGTACGAGGACAGTCGCTGGCGACTGCCACGGATGGGACGGTGGTAGAAGGTTATGGTAGTTTGTAGAAAAGTGATGAGATATGACAGTTTTAGATTGAATGGATTCGTTGCTTTTATTCCATTCAGGGTAGCGGTGCACCGTCTGTAAACGGCAAAAGGTAGATGATTCGGCGAACGATACAAGAAGACATTATTGGACCCATCCCCATATTAAATAGATGGTGCATGCATAAAGCAGTGGCAAATAGAGGTTTTACTGTGAGAAAAGAATAGAAGAGCGCATCCAAAGgaatacacatacacatacagaAATGCTATTCATGTCTGAAACAGGCCAAGGCATGTTCAAAAGCATGTGATTGGCCGGATGGGAACACA
This sequence is a window from Aspergillus chevalieri M1 DNA, chromosome 5, nearly complete sequence. Protein-coding genes within it:
- a CDS encoding uncharacterized protein (COG:S;~EggNog:ENOG410PP1R) codes for the protein MPRRAPRDYYSEEEEIYEAPRRQKRSTARAPAAADDEEYYVRKRGKSKSRIPVAAAPPVEEFERLRVRDRAPSQPQPPVPPPMPLGVRYGPAMDMEGFAFRRGKGDVGGKKGKKGRKSKSAPVSEESESEDDDEEVRVKHVKRPKSKSKTRRREIEEEDEEEEVVYKEKKKGGKKAKGKKEKYVEASETESSSEEEDDEEYAVPVRRNGRHMVAPVSVPDDDDDSEEEIVHRRKKKGKAPVDPEYERATRKASKRGKEETVRYPSVPKMKSRRRDETESETETESESETTSDDSDDDGIVVRKSERRGRSKGKKSKHRKDESSGSPNLREPSMSRKRRQKFIDTEYEMVKPTRAQSPDFPRSKSKKGRRSKDDMFIEPFDPYANWPPVETSSKKKKSKAKAIQPRARSADRDVSRDIGRRMKDARNARDDLEVDLYSRRKAHYPAADFVPPKAGALVAPKSRQRVRGTSMSEMGWPQPAGRKLKYLPEEESSSEESSEDEKATPYLGTKPKHQAPAQKDRLWTEITKDLVVREAIERAGYEYEETDQFYYIFAYLHYEDVSGLVDMSEEIRQARRQRIHEIGREHAGYALPPAPSAPPVFSKYGQPMMEQPRPWPYSGHGMAQPQEPAYEDSRWRLPRMGRW